A single region of the Candidatus Binatia bacterium genome encodes:
- a CDS encoding alkaline phosphatase family protein: MTARSPKVAVIGLDCAPPRLVFDLWRNELPNLDGLMRRGMWGEMRSCHPPITVPAWSSMMSSKDPGQLGCYGFRNRRSYTYDDYAFAHSGSIKHDLVWDILSRAGKQVVLLGVPQTYPPRWINGHMV, encoded by the coding sequence ATGACCGCACGCAGTCCGAAGGTCGCAGTGATCGGACTCGATTGTGCTCCGCCGCGATTGGTGTTCGATTTGTGGCGTAACGAGTTGCCCAATCTCGACGGCTTGATGCGGCGGGGGATGTGGGGCGAGATGCGGAGTTGCCATCCGCCCATTACTGTGCCGGCGTGGTCCTCGATGATGTCCAGCAAGGATCCCGGCCAACTTGGCTGCTACGGGTTCCGCAACCGCCGCAGCTACACCTACGATGACTACGCCTTCGCACACTCCGGCTCGATCAAGCATGACTTGGTGTGGGACATTCTGTCACGCGCGGGGAAGCAGGTGGTGCTCTTGGGTGTACCGCAGACGTATCCGCCGCGCTGGATCAATGGGCACATGGTG
- a CDS encoding transposase — translation MQHPEVYVYRRNLPHWRLAGATYFVTWRLGSGQVELSAEERSLIADCLRHFDRKRYDLLAYVVMNDHVHALVTPMGTWKLEQLVHGWKSFSTHQLQHAHGRIGHVWQGEYFDRVVRDQAELLEKAMYIVHNPWKRWPELLGYPWLGVRE, via the coding sequence ATGCAGCATCCAGAGGTCTATGTTTACCGCAGAAACCTGCCGCACTGGCGGCTTGCTGGAGCCACCTACTTCGTGACGTGGCGGTTGGGCAGCGGGCAGGTGGAGCTCTCGGCCGAGGAACGATCGCTGATCGCAGACTGCCTGCGGCACTTTGACCGGAAGAGGTACGACTTGCTGGCGTATGTGGTCATGAACGACCACGTGCATGCATTGGTCACTCCGATGGGTACTTGGAAGCTGGAGCAACTGGTTCATGGCTGGAAATCGTTCAGCACGCATCAGCTTCAGCATGCCCATGGGCGCATCGGCCACGTGTGGCAAGGGGAGTACTTCGACCGCGTCGTTCGGGACCAAGCCGAGTTGCTGGAGAAGGCGATGTACATTGTCCATAACCCGTGGAAACGATGGCCCGAGCTGCTGGGCTACCCGTGGCTGGGCGTTCGCGAGTGA